A window of Acinetobacter sp. TR3 contains these coding sequences:
- a CDS encoding MFS transporter, with product MNQLPRYVYYLLAAQAFNLIAAVLSVTVAAIVGLKLAPTQALATVPYGLQFLAMLLTTFIFSFLMKKLGRHVVFQFGCVCLFLAGVLGYLALQQQQFYLLCLSHFSLGLFISTANFYRFAASDRLATDLIPKATAMVISGGVIAAIIAPMLAIQFQQVAGLPDFTAIYFIFSVLALLLSPTLYLWNKKFQRQQRQQVLIEPTQRSKLPSTLIIAAVISGAFAYYIMNVMMIMSSLHLKEHHSFHYASISIQLHVLAMFIPSFFVSKLIQRWGTHTTIYVGFALLMLSSLIPMFGQVGIYINAALIVLGVGWNFAYSGASTLLAGLNEQQKHRVQGINETGIALFATLGAFLPAPILSSLGWINANLLALCMSLIVFILLVILIRRDQPSSKVSAG from the coding sequence TTGAATCAGTTACCACGCTATGTTTATTACCTTTTGGCTGCGCAGGCATTTAACTTAATTGCTGCTGTTCTGTCTGTTACTGTAGCTGCAATTGTGGGATTGAAATTAGCGCCAACACAGGCTTTGGCTACGGTTCCGTATGGTTTGCAGTTTTTAGCGATGTTACTGACCACCTTTATTTTTTCTTTTCTAATGAAAAAGCTCGGGCGGCATGTGGTATTTCAATTTGGTTGCGTCTGCCTGTTCTTGGCCGGTGTTCTCGGTTATTTGGCCCTACAGCAGCAACAGTTTTATTTATTATGCCTCAGTCATTTTTCACTGGGTTTATTTATCTCAACTGCGAATTTTTATCGCTTTGCTGCTTCTGATCGGCTAGCAACAGATTTAATTCCGAAAGCCACCGCGATGGTCATTTCGGGCGGTGTGATTGCAGCAATTATTGCACCCATGTTGGCAATTCAATTTCAGCAGGTAGCAGGTTTACCCGATTTCACTGCGATCTATTTCATCTTTAGTGTCTTGGCTTTGTTACTATCTCCGACTTTGTATCTATGGAACAAAAAATTTCAACGCCAGCAAAGACAGCAGGTGCTAATTGAACCAACCCAGCGTAGCAAACTGCCAAGTACTTTGATTATTGCTGCGGTGATCAGCGGAGCATTTGCCTACTATATTATGAATGTCATGATGATTATGTCCTCCTTGCACCTCAAGGAGCATCACTCATTTCATTATGCTTCGATCTCGATTCAGTTACATGTGCTGGCAATGTTTATCCCATCCTTCTTTGTGTCGAAACTGATTCAACGCTGGGGAACGCATACCACGATTTATGTTGGTTTTGCTTTGTTGATGTTATCGTCTTTAATTCCAATGTTTGGACAGGTCGGCATCTATATTAATGCTGCCTTGATCGTGTTGGGCGTGGGCTGGAATTTTGCTTATTCAGGTGCATCAACCTTGTTAGCAGGTCTTAACGAGCAGCAAAAACATCGTGTCCAAGGCATCAATGAAACAGGAATTGCTTTGTTTGCGACCTTAGGGGCATTTTTACCTGCACCGATTTTGAGTAGTCTCGGATGGATCAATGCAAACCTGTTGGCTCTATGCATGAGTCTGATCGTTTTTATCTTGTTGGTGATTTTAATTCGCCGAGATCAACCTTCAAGTAAAGTTTCAGCGGGTTAA